The following nucleotide sequence is from Pectinophora gossypiella chromosome 17, ilPecGoss1.1, whole genome shotgun sequence.
TTAATTTTAGGGTAAATGGCCTATATGATGTTACAGTTGTACCTTTTTTGATAGTAATGAATCTTTCTGGGTTTGGTAAATCTATAATGAATAATAGGTAggttaagtatatttaaaaaaataatgttcttgtTCAGTGTTTAATATTTACAgcgaatataattaaaatataaataattataattatttttaagacacatttttttattcttccaTACTGATGTTCTCCTCGAGAGTTGTAACTCCTGTTCCAGAAGATTGCTCTACTCTGCTAGATATCAAACTTAAAATAGCCGAGCAAACAGCTAAAATTGCACTAGCTACTGCTGCCCACCATAGAGTAGGGTGATGGAATAAACACGCTCCGTCTTTTCCCAGATATGCGCAAGTAAAATCTGAAAAGAGAGATAGGTTTAATGATTAAACTTGACATACGTTAATTTTACTGTAGATACAATGGCACATAATGTTGGAGACAATAAGTGgagttttacgacatgccttcTAAGaacaaacatttatatttttttacttccaGACATTCCTAGTCCAGCAGagaagtaatataaaaatattattatttcaaattagCAATAAACAATTACGaattaaatagatagataattaAATGTACTTAACACAAAATTGATCAGATAATCTTATCTACTTACGGCTAATGAGCATGTAAATGAAGTGGCCCAAGACGTTCGCAAGCACTGATACCATTGCAAGTGCTACACCTATTGCTATTGGTTTATCCCATTGAGGTACTGCTCGAAGTATCACCATGCCTTGCATTAATATTGCCGCCGCTGAAAAACAAAATCACCTATAATCAACCATTTTAAATGCTTCATAGAACACATTTATCATATTGATAATTGGTATTATTATTCgctgatattattattaacaatacATACCACCGACAGCTACCGTTACGGTATAAATTAGTTGATATATTGAAAATATACTCCGACAAGACAGCAGACTGCAACTACCACGGACAACTCGCTCAGCTCCACAGGTACAGTTCTGGAAGAGCctaaataacataattttagAAGCCTGTAAAATGACATTATggaaaaatatcatttattggtaaataaaacaaacaacaacttACAAGAATCCGTTAATGTCTTCATAGCCATGACAACCAGCATTGCATGGTGAAAAGTAAGTTGTACCAGTATCTAAAACACAAACTGGCGTGAAGCCGTAATTTGTCGAATCGCACCTGAAAAGAATAAAACCTTGATAAACCTACTTCTAGATAACATTGTTTTTGAAATACATAAGACAAGGATAAGGATGTGTGGAATAAGGACAGGAGGATGATATTGATGTTTTCGAAATGCATAATAGACATATTTTATCATCACTAAAGTTGTACCCGCAATCTCGGCTGCATTGCGGCTGTTGCCATTTCCCATCATTCATGTCAGCAATATCATCGATTGGACACTGCAGTCCAGCTATTACACTGAAGAATATAGCAACGAATATAGCAACCACGCCACCCACTCTCGCAGCTGTATTTGCTTTCACGCCATCTCTGCGGCGGTCGGAGAAACGGACCCTGAAAATCTAACAAAGCGTTAAAATTACATGCTCTACTATACCTCTACATATTACAACGAAGGTTATCGGTATACAGAAGTAAAGAGTGATTCCATTTATAAGCCTGTCTAAATAAAACTATGAATTTTAGACTCTTGAAAAACTTACCATAACAAAGAAGATTACGACTAAAGCTCGGAAAAGATCACTGATTGCTCGTGATGTCCGTAGATCATTATATACACTCTCGATATGGAAACGAGCCTAAAAAGGaaagtttatttacaaaaatgatatatatttaaataatagttcCATATTTGAAAAAGTTTATATACAATACCTGAACGTAGGCTCTATCGTAATAAATGAAGCCAAAGAGACCCGCGTTGAGACAAGCCAATGCTCCTACTTGTATATTGAAGACTTTATTTTTCATTACACGAACCAGAGAAGGGATAAATCCTGAAATAGTAAAGTAAGCATAAATATAGGTTTGTAAAACAATGACcctgttaattttattaaattctcaCAGTACAAAGAATATTACTTATATCTTCGGTTGTTTCTATTTCTTTGTAATCCGGCATCTTCTTCGGGAAAAGCGTAAACTGCACTGCAAAGATAAGGGTGAGCAACGATAACGCTAAATGCGCTACCCACCAATCATCCCGCACAGCTCCAGGTCTCAGCCAATTAGGACCGCTCAAACCCAAAGATAATCTGATAGATATCAAAATACCTGaaaaaagtatcaaaaaataaaaaaatgaagtagattcaaaaTCGAATAGGTGAAATATCTATTTGATCTTGTTGAAAATTAATTGATTACCATAGAAATAGGTTCCGTTATGTGGTTCGTGGTCATCTAGATATGTCAGCCCGTGAGCCCATACACTGATCATACTTAAAGAGGACATAACGACTGTTAAAATAAGCGCAGTTATCCTATATGGTTTGGCGTCATCTTTTGTTTCACTAAGTGGATTTGTGTACGCGGAAATTGGACTCCCATCGCAGAGTTCTGAAAAGATTCTTGAGATTTATATTaagataaactataataaataaatgttaatttgcGAAATAAACCAAAGTAACGAACCAACAGTAGGTGGTGTAGCTTCTTTGTATGGAAATGCTAGTACTAACAATCCACATATTGCTGTAACTGCTAAACACCCCGCGAGCGCAAGATTTCTTCGACCTCTACCTGACCAGGCTAAGACACCTCCGAGAATATACTCAATAATCGCTGTACCCACTATTACCCAGTCTGAAATCAATAaacattatgtatatttatttttatattgcacATTTTTTATCATATGCTACTCTAttaccttaaaaaaataatttatttaccttcAACACGTGCCTGTATATATCCTGTGCCGGCATCTCGTCGCAACAGTAACATAGCATTACTTTCCAATAATATAATCACCAGCAATGAACCTTGCAGGCACAAATCAAACCTCTTGAGTGTGAGCACATATTTACGCAAGAAATACCAGAATTTGTGGAAAACTGTAAAAGTAAAATCATAAATTCCtttttttactaattaaaaaaaaagcagttGAAGCTGGGACAAAAATCTGTAACCTGTAGGTTGGTTATTTACTATTCACTACGcagttcataatattttatgcttAGACGTCAGTAACTAAAATATTTGCAAACTGAGTTCTAGCTTACATCTCTGTTAGCCCTTATAGAAATCACGGGCGTgaatataaatcatcatcatttgcAGACGATTCTAAATAATTCggagatacctatttaaaactgGTATAATTGTATTTAATGTTTCTATTCGTGTTTGTAATACACAgctgtacaaaaataaaactattttttaaataaaaagaataggtaataaaatatatcttacCAGTCTTTCCTTGTACTGCAGAAGTCATTTTACGTAGGTATTTTAAGAGATGgataattttacaatattaatgTCAACTACAGATATAATATCTACGGTAGTTAATcctttaagtaaataatgcattaagtaaataaacaagtCACCCACGAAGTAAAATCCATGTTATTTAGGTGACAGATCCAGTATCGACTGTAAGCTACTAATCTATCGCAAATATGTATGTATCGGTTTTTATCTTCTTATCTATTACCTACATATACGCAAAATTACCACGGCTAACTAAAAAGTTCCGATCATCTATCTATCgattgtaacattgttttttatcaaaaataagACAAAGTTCTATCTAGATTAATTATTTGTTACTATCTAAATTCTAAAACTAATCAATTATGATGCTTTGATTATATACGCAAATCTTAATATTTCTTATACGATGGCTACTCAGGAATTTAGGATGGCTATTTATATCATCCGTTATGACTATGGTTATTCGCATTAGTGATAATTAAATTACGATAGTAAATAGGGTCATTTACCCTATAGGTATTCCAAAGTTATGCCAAAGCCAAGTTATGGCAAagttataagaaaataattacgCTATGTTGGCTAATGTGACAACTACTGTGTGTCGTTCGTTTTGCTCAATGGATTGACGTATGTATggtatgttactatagtaacacgaCCCAAAAATATCTCTTGAACAGAAGACTTGGCTGAATCGACATTGCTTCGCCTCAAGCCTCGCCTACTTGTTGCTCaagaaaaaacagaaaaaaatattaagaaaaaagtttttgaggttttttaaaatacgtaagacatggctgtatgtgtatgggcatagttccctttgccttacccttcggggaaaacaaaaaaaaaagtttttgaggttagttttgtttgttttgattaagaattatttaaaatcatctttatttattatttctgcaTAATTATTCATTTCTAaagagattttttaaattaattattaacttaTAAATCGTATTACTTTTTAGAATCAAAATAAGTAAACAACCTCACAACATGGAAGTGGATTCAACACAAAATGAATATTTCACCAGTTACGAGGATTTAGAGGTATTGACAATACTGACATTCActatatacattttaaattaattattatttttatagatcaAACTTGTAAGTTATAGTGTATGTAACCATGAACTAACCTAACTTTGTTTATCAATTGAAActaaaaagttttataacaTATTTGTACCGTCGTTATAGCACTGAACTTTTATACTTTAAA
It contains:
- the LOC126374674 gene encoding solute carrier organic anion transporter family member 2B1-like; protein product: MTSAVQGKTVFHKFWYFLRKYVLTLKRFDLCLQGSLLVIILLESNAMLLLRRDAGTGYIQARVEDWVIVGTAIIEYILGGVLAWSGRGRRNLALAGCLAVTAICGLLVLAFPYKEATPPTVELCDGSPISAYTNPLSETKDDAKPYRITALILTVVMSSLSMISVWAHGLTYLDDHEPHNGTYFYGILISIRLSLGLSGPNWLRPGAVRDDWWVAHLALSLLTLIFAVQFTLFPKKMPDYKEIETTEDIRFIPSLVRVMKNKVFNIQVGALACLNAGLFGFIYYDRAYVQARFHIESVYNDLRTSRAISDLFRALVVIFFVMIFRVRFSDRRRDGVKANTAARVGGVVAIFVAIFFSVIAGLQCPIDDIADMNDGKWQQPQCSRDCGCDSTNYGFTPVCVLDTGTTYFSPCNAGCHGYEDINGFLLFQNCTCGAERVVRGSCSLLSCRSIFSIYQLIYTVTVAVGAAAILMQGMVILRAVPQWDKPIAIGVALAMVSVLANVLGHFIYMLISHFTCAYLGKDGACLFHHPTLWWAAVASAILAVCSAILSLISSRVEQSSGTGVTTLEENISMEE